The Populus trichocarpa isolate Nisqually-1 chromosome 2, P.trichocarpa_v4.1, whole genome shotgun sequence genome has a window encoding:
- the LOC18096573 gene encoding glucan endo-1,3-beta-D-glucosidase, translating into MFFFYIYRPPLHFLQKYAKQRDISSSSVMAVLPSAVAFLLLVSFSLTVNIANSQSFIGVNYGQVADNLPPPSATAKLLQSTSIQKVRLYGSDPAIIKALANTGIGIVIGTANGDIPALASDPSFAKNWINTNVLPFYPASKIILINVGNEVMTSGDQNLMNKLLPAMQNVQNALNDVSLGGEIKVSTVHSMGVLKQSEPPSSGSFDPSYEDLMKGLLGFNNATASPFAINPYPYFAYRSDTRPETLAFCLFQQNAGRVDGNTKIKYMNMFDAQVDAVFSALNSIGFKNVEIVVAETGWPYKGDDNEIGPSIENAKAYNGNLIAHLRSMVGTPLMPGKSVDTYLFALYDEDLKPGPGSERSFGLFKPDLTMAYNVGLSKSSQTPATPKTPTNPSPTSKKATWCVPKSGVSDAQLQDNLDYACGRGIDCSPIEPGGACFEPNTLASHAAYAMNLFYQASDKNPLNCDFSQSATLSSNNPSYNACTYPSGSGSN; encoded by the exons ATGTTCTTCTTCTATATTTATCGCCCACCGCTCCACTTTCTtcaaaaatatgcaaaacaGAGAGACATAAGCTCCTCCTCGGTCATGGCGGTGCTTCCTTCTGCTGTTGCTTTCCTCCTCCTCGTTTCCTTCTCACTGACTGTAAATATTGCAA ACTCGCAATCATTTATCGGTGTAAACTACGGCCAAGTTGCTGACAACCTTCCACCACCATCAGCCACCGCAAAGCTTCTCCAATCCACTTCAATCCAAAAGGTTCGATTATATGGATCGGACCCGGCCATAATCAAAGCCTTAGCCAACACCGGAATTGGAATAGTTATCGGCACTGCAAATGGTGACATTCCAGCACTAGCCTCTGATCCCAGTTTTGCCAAGAACTGGATCAACACGAACGTGCTCCCCTTCTATCCAGCTTCCAAAATCATCCTCATCAATGTTGGAAACGAGGTGATGACTTCCGGTGACCAGAATCTCATGAACAAGCTCTTACCAGCCATGCAAAATGTACAGAATGCTCTAAATGATGTGTCGCTCGGGGGGGAAATTAAGGTCTCTACTGTTCACTCGATGGGAGTGCTTAAGCAGTCGGAGCCGCCTTCTTCTGGAAGTTTTGATCCAAGCTATGAGGATTTGATGAAGGGCTTGTTGGGGTTTAACAATGCGACTGCTTCGCCTTTTGCCATCAATCCCTACCCTTACTTTGCTTACAGAAGCGATACAAGGCCCGAGACTCTTGCTTTTTGCCTTTTCCAGCAGAATGCGGGACGGGTGGACGGAAACACTAAGATTAAGTACATGAACATGTTTGATGCTCAG GTTGATGCAGTTTTTTCTGCACTGAATTCTATTGGATTTAAGAATGTAGAGATTGTGGTGGCTGAGACTGGATGGCCATACAAAGGAGATGACAACGAAATAGGGCCAAGTATTGAGAACGCCAAGGCTTATAATGGCAATTTGATTGCACACCTTCGATCCATGGTGGGCACCCCTCTCATGCCAGGAAAATCAGTGGATACATACCTTTTTGCTCTATATGATGAAGACTTGAAACCTGGACCTGGTTCTGAGCGATCATTTGGACTCTTCAAGCCTGATCTCACCATGGCTTATAATGTTGGGCTCTCTAAAAGTAGCCAG ACTCCGGCTACACCAAAAACTCCAACGAACCCATCTCCAACGTCGAAGAAAGCAACATGGTGTGTGCCTAAGTCTGGTGTATCGGATGCCCAATTGCAGGATAATCTGGATTATGCTTGTGGACGAGGGATTGACTGTAGTCCGATCGAACCAGGCGGGGCTTGCTTTGAACCAAACACACTAGCATCACATGCTGCTTATGCCATGAATCTCTTCTATCAAGCTTCTGATAAAAATCCTTTGAACTGTGATTTCTCACAATCAGCCACTCTCTCGTCCAACAACCCCA GTTATAATGCTTGCACTTACCCCAGTGGCAGTGGAAGCAACTGA
- the LOC7461513 gene encoding uncharacterized protein LOC7461513 — MAKRSEFAQKLLDDLRLRKERMAVSQSSKGSKSAAPDVYANSKQTHRGSMEMKTHKSNGIRSGSAHNKTSGSNRTLSRGEASTEIVPYGKGRSSKQIGDLSMALAFALENGGKLRRMDSSGNSSMLGFLHQIGRRSVEVGRMERSGIDRHDSSSNRFPTLSHIHIKEISKGAQKLHQILRACSNGLNFESYSIEIGKELLKGAMDLEESLRMLVNLQEASEYMITPQSKTRITLLDEDDDDDEDNFVRTAEHKQLALPRFSFDKPSRNSHHIQEVARTDLRQRLMALTYSSEATNFNHDKHILRTSNSASHKKSSSHGSTSKTSAALSEQKNQSSSSKSKPEKVRIPNVIAKLMGLEEVPENADSKHAKKESSPKQKTERNVTNKSAEGSTTRERGTKDAENSVFTVRKQKQMQPNQIKMLQDPKNALKAEKNLPNHHASFEMTMHDGKPPKKEVEGMKSERGSNKANVKMDRHQSNNIQMSQSTGKRKTVQDNTKTREQKGKERGETRELIRKPELHQMASLAQNGAGSALTMQWQIEHNASILETEKRDENRYIYNDQPKSSNDTGFRQPQTFQNFEQEDIKHHAGEREWQIARQKIQDRTQKASTEVMSKNTTAPMNDNVNFQKRHSQTNQATPSSRSSKESVDGVPSKGFPTGRQHEDLVYGISSNNIQASLKDSKTMNSDQHFSPIDLKHDMMKKISNPTMQEKQAHPPATQNVMNTKGPKAKTPRRIDELVTRKSGTPHSLARPQKHQTSASQEGKQKRREKLGGSKVEQVRAIRSREAEARIVKSSKSMEIIQQSDVLEDLHSKVEQASNYYCPVEDKSQILKGPNILVQTDSCQSTVSTVTNEQQGQKLGRDQQQSHNFVLDSLNGTRQNSKDIVDPSKMEKQKASKLVAPEPLSESENHLKQILIRSQLFLNTVEALFKLDIPLGILRTGSEEYYHDEESKLILDCGYEIMKRKGKKEELSVHPLMEISTTCVKVKSLDKLIKELHKDLEKLKFYGRNGNAECLVEDYLPKMVECDVYSWDLDVNCMWDFGWDKMFGFLEKDDVVRDVEKSMLNGLLDEVTRDLLPVF; from the exons ATGGCTAAGAGGTCGGAATTTGCACAGAAGCTGTTAGACGATCTCCGGTTGAGGAAGGAACGAATGGCTGTGTCTCAGAGCTCAAAAGGTTCGAAATCAGCTGCTCCAG ATGTATATGCCAATTCCAAGCAAACTCACAGAGGATCCATGGAAATGAAGACCCATAAAAGT AATGGCATTAGGAGTGGAAGCGCGCACAATAAAACTAGTGGAAGCAATAGAACACTCTCCCGTGGAGAAGCTTCAACAGAGATTGTTCCTTATGGGAAAGGTCGAAGCTCGAAGCAAATAGGAGATCTGTCCATGGCACTGGCTTTTGCCCTTGAGAATGGTGGAAAACTCAGAAGAATGGATTCGTCTGGCAATAGTTCAATGCTAGGTTTCCTGCATCAAATTGGCAGAAGATCAGTGGAAGTGGGGAGGATGGAAAGAAGTGGTATTGATAGACATGACTCTTCAAGCAACCGTTTCCCTACCCTCTCCCATATCCACATCAAAGAAATATCAAAAGGTGCACAGAAGTTACATCAGATCCTGAGAGCTTGTTCAAATGGCCTTAACTTTGAATCATATTCAATAGAAATTGGCAAGGAACTACTCAAAGGGGCCATGGATTTGGAAGAGTCTTTGAGGATGCTTGTAAACCTGCAAGAAGCTTCAGAATATATGATCACCCCACAGAGCAAAACTCGTATCACGTTGCTTGATGAGGATGACGACGACGATGAAGACAACTTCGTCAGAACAGCTGAGCATAAACAACTTGCTCTGCCAAGGTTCTCCTTTGACAAGCCCTCAAGAAATTCTCATCACATTCAGGAAGTTGCAAGGACTGATCTCAGGCAGAGGCTAATGGCTCTGACTTATTCATCAGAAGCTACAAATTTCAACCATGATAAACACATTTTACGCACCTCAAATTCAGCTTCTCACAAGAAATCATCTAGCCATGGCTCCACGTCAAAGACTTCAGCAGCATTATCTGAACAGAAGAACCAGTCGAGTTCATCAAAATCCAAACCAGAAAAGGTGAGAATTCCAAATGTAATTGCAAAACTAATGGGCCTGGAGGAGGTTCCAGAAAATGCAGATTCAAAACACGCAAAGAAAGAGTCAAGTCCCAAGCAGAAAACTGAAAGGAATGTCACAAATAAATCTGCAGAAGGAAGCACTACACGAGAACGCGGGACAAAAGATGCTGAGAATTCAGTGTTCAcagtaagaaaacaaaaacagatgCAGCCCAACCAAATTAAGATGCTCCAGGACCCAAAAAATGCCTTGAAAGCAGAAAAGAACCTGCCAAATCACCATGCTAGCTTTGAAATGACTATGCATGATGGAAAGCCACCCAAGAAAGAGGTGGAAGGGATGAAATCAGAGAGAGGCTCGAATAAAGCTAATGTGAAAATGGATAGGCACCAAAGCAACAACATCCAAATGAGCCAAAGCACAGGAAAGCGAAAAACTGTTCAGGACAATACTAAGACCAGAGAGCAGAAAGGGAAAGAACGAGGTGAAACAAGAGAATTAATCCGAAAGCCTGAGCTGCATCAGATGGCATCACTGGCACAAAATGGAGCGGGATCTGCACTTACAATGCAATGGCAAATAGAGCACAACGCAAGTATTCTTGAAACAGAAAAGAGAGATGAAAACAGGTACATTTACAACGATCAACCGAAGTCCTCCAATGATACTGGATTCCGACAGCCTCAAACATTCCAGAACTTTGAACAAGAAGACATAAAACATCATGCTGGAGAGAGAGAGTGGCAGATTGCTAGACAGAAGATTCAAGATAGAACTCAAAAAGCGAGTACTGAAGTAATGTCCAAGAACACGACTGCCCCCATGAACGACAATGTGAATTTCCAAAAAAGGCATTCACAGACAAACCAGGCAACTCCTAGCAGTAGAAGTTCTAAAGAATCAGTTGATGGAGTGCCATCCAAAGGGTTTCCAACTGGCAGGCAACATGAAGATCTTGTCTACGGAATAAGTTCTAATAATATCCAGGCTAGCTTGAAAGATTCAAAGACCATGAACTCGGATCAACATTTCTCCCCAATCGATCTGAAACATGAtatgatgaagaaaataagcAATCCAACTATGCAAGAAAAGCAAGCTCATCCACCAGCCACACAGAATGTGATGAATACCAAGGGACCAAAAGCTAAGACTCCTCGAAGGATTGATGAACTAGTGACAAGAAAAAGCGGAACCCCACACAGCTTGGCAAGGCCGCAAAAACATCAGACTTCTGCATCGCAAGAAGGTAAACAGAAAAGGCGCGAAAAACTTGGTGGATCCAAAGTTGAACAAGTGAGAGCCATCAGGTCTAGAGAAGCAGAGGCACGCATTGTTAAATCCAGCAAATCAATGGAAATCATCCAGCAATCGGATGTGTTGGAAGATCTGCATAGTAAAGTTGAACAAGCATCCAACTATTATTGTCCTGTGGAAGACAAAAGCCAAATCCTGAAAGGACCAAATATCCTAGTTCAAACTGACAGT TGTCAAAGCACAGTCTCAACGGTGACAAATGAGCAACAAGGTCAGAAATTGGGCAGGGATCAACAGCAATCTCACAACTTTGTTTTGGATTCACTTAATG GAACTCGTCAAAACAGCAAAGATATTGTTGACCCCTCAAAAATGGAGAAGCAAAAAGCATCGAAATTGGTGGCACCAGAGCCACTAAGTGAAAGTGAAAACCACCTGAAGCAGATCCTGATAAGAAGTCAACTATTCCTTAACACAGTAGAGGCACTGTTCAAACTCGACATCCCTCTGGGCATTCTCCGCACTGGTAGTGAAGAGTACTATCACGACGAAGAAAGCAAGCTCATATTAGACTGCGGATACGAGAtaatgaaaaggaaaggaaaaaaggaagagcTCAGTGTCCATCCATTGATGGAAATATCTACAACTTGTGTTAAGGTGAAATCTTTGGACAAGTTGATCAAGGAATTGCACAAAGACTTGGAGAAGTTGAAATTCTACGGTAGAAATGGTAATGCTGAGTGTCTTGTTGAAGATTACCTGCCGAAAATGGTGGAATGTGATGTGTACAGCTGGGATTTAGATGTGAACTGCATGTGGGACTTCGGTTGGGACAAGATGTTTGGATTTCTTGAAAAAGATGATGTTGTAAGGGATGTTGAGAAGTCCATGCTTAATGGCCTACTCGATGAAGTTACCAGAGACCTTCTGCCAGTATTTTGA
- the LOC7474525 gene encoding deoxyuridine 5'-triphosphate nucleotidohydrolase: MRPKIMAGTFSAINWKIPPLASLSLLNHQIPAPFRILNSRFCYFRNPQVLKMPPANLQNHSPDIKEPSPKVPKLQHDNIPSYLLRVKKLSENAVLPSRGSPLSAGYDLSSASKAKVPARGKALIPTDLSIAIPEGTYARIAPRSGLTWKHSIDVGAGVIDADYRGPVGVILFNHSDVDFEVKVGDRIAQLIIEKIVTPNVMEVEDLDATVRGAGGFGSTGV; encoded by the exons ATGCGCCCCAAAATCATGGCGGGAACATTTAGCGCCATCAATTGGAAAATCCCGCCATTGGCGAGCCTCTCTCTACTTAATCACCAAATCCCTGCCCCCTTCCGTATTCTCAACTCCCGTTTTTGTTACTTTAGAAACCCTCAAGTCCTCAAAATGCCTCCAGCAAATCTACAAAACCACAGCCCTGATATCAAAGAGCCTTCTCCTAAAGTCCCCAAGCTCCAACATGATAACATCCCGTCATATCTCCTAAGAGTGAAAAAACTCTCTGAAAATGCTGTTTTGCCCTCTAGAGGCTCTCCCCTTTCCGCTGGCTATGATCTCTCCAG TGCCTCAAAGGCAAAGGTACCAGCTAGAGGAAAGGCCCTTATCCCTACAGATTTGAGCATTGCAATACCTGAAGGAACTTATGCTCGCATTG CACCCAGATCGGGACTGACATGGAAGCACTCAATTGACGTGGGTGCTGGTGTCATAGACGCAGACTACAGAGGCCCAGTTGGGGTTATCTTGTTTAATCATTCTGATGTTGATTTTGAGGTCAAGGTTGGCGATAGAATTGCGCAGTTAATCATCGAGAAGATCGTGACTCCTAATGTTATGGAAGTCGAGGATCTGGATGCAACGGTGAGAGGTGCTGGAGGGTTTGGATCCACTGGCGTGTGA